Below is a genomic region from Flavobacteriales bacterium.
GCATTGATACTGCCTGTGGAGGAGATTTGCGCCAAAGCCAAGGACCTTGGACTCGTTACCATTGTTGATGGAGCGCATGTTCCAGGCCAATTACCGCTCGACCTCACTACACTGCAAGCCGATATCTACACGGGTGCCTGCCACAAATGGCTGCTGACACCCAAAGGAAGTTCGTTCCTCTATGTTAAACGGGAGCTGCAACCGTGGTTCGACCCATTGGTCATCAGTTGGGGCTATGAGAGCGACAGTCCGTCCAACTCTCAGTTCATCGACTACCACCAGCTGCAAGGGACACGCGATCTCTCTGCCTTCCTTACTATTCCGAAAGCACTGGAATTCCGCAGAGAATTCAATTGGGAGCACGTTTGTGCCGAAGCAAGAAAGACATCGCAGAAGAATTACCAGCGCTTTGCCGAAATGGCCAATGGAAAGATGCTCTGCCCTGTTTCTGACGACTTTCTGGGACAGATGTGCAGCTTGGAGATAAGCTGTCCCGATGTGGTAAAGCTGAGCTCAACGCTTTACGACCGATATGGCATTGAAGTGCCTGTTTTCCAACATTGGGGAAAGACCTATATCCGATACAGTTTTCAGGGATACAACACGCAAGAAGATCTTGACAGGCTGTTCGGAGCGTTGAAGGAGTTACGCGAAACGACCGATCTGTTGGGCTGACCTGCGAGTAAAAAAGAAAAGGCCCATGCTCAACCAAGGAGCACAGACCTTCTCACCACGATTATCCTTGCGAATCAATTTGCTGACTTGTGCACCTTATTCCGAATGCGACTCAACGTTTCTGGCGTAATACCCAACATGGATGCGATGTAACGCAACGGAACGTTCT
It encodes:
- a CDS encoding aminotransferase class V-fold PLP-dependent enzyme, yielding MTDIRQQFLLNPEIIHLNHGSFGACPKPIFEDYQRWQLELEQNTVQFSARKGPELLRHSREVLGKFIGCDTDDVVYTMNPSYAMNIIAKSFPLQSGDEILATDLEYGAMDRTWRYYCAKAGAKYVQQHITLPATGKEQIVEEFFLGLTPQTKAIFISHITSTTALILPVEEICAKAKDLGLVTIVDGAHVPGQLPLDLTTLQADIYTGACHKWLLTPKGSSFLYVKRELQPWFDPLVISWGYESDSPSNSQFIDYHQLQGTRDLSAFLTIPKALEFRREFNWEHVCAEARKTSQKNYQRFAEMANGKMLCPVSDDFLGQMCSLEISCPDVVKLSSTLYDRYGIEVPVFQHWGKTYIRYSFQGYNTQEDLDRLFGALKELRETTDLLG